The window TCTGCCCCGCCTTGTCCACGCGCTTGTCGGGGTTCTGGTAGCCCAGGAAGCGCCGCTGGAAGCTGCCGATCGCATCCTTCGTCTTGGGGCCGCACTGCCCGTCGACCGTCAGCGGAGCCAGGCCAGGCAACAGGCCGTCGTTGATCAACGTGGTCAGGCGCGACTGGATCACGATCACGTCCACCTGGCGATTCACGCCGTTCTGTCCCACCGATGCATCGATATATGTTTCCACGGAGATTCTCGTCACGAATAAGTTATGCCTGCGAAGGCGTGCAGTCTCGGGCCAGGCATCGCGCGTGCCTATATCGCGAATGGCGTAGGCCGCGCGGAAATGGGAAAAATGGCCCGGCATCGACCTGCGGCATCGACCTGGATATTGTCCAGCGCGGCAATGATCGACACACCTGCTTCGCGGATGACGCCGACTAGGCGCTGATCCTGGATTGAGCAGCGGCGGCCTACACGCGTCGGCGACGCCGATTCGGCGAAGGTGCGTGCATGCGTTCCGTCCACCCGCCCTCGCCACCCGCCTGGTGGATCGTCCAGCAAGGCGACGATCCGGTGATTGCCACCGCGATCCACGACGGGCACGCCGTGGCTGCAACGACCCGGGCGAGGATGCGGCTTGCGGAGGACCAGCGCCTGCGCGAGGAGGATCCGCATACCGGCCAGGCGATCGTCGATGTGCCGACCCACGTCATCGCCCTGCGCTCCCGGTTCGAGGCCGACCTCAACCGGGGACTCGCGCAGTCCGTCTACATGGATCCCAGCCAGTGCTGGGGCCTGCAGGTCTGGAACGATCCTCCCGACGGCACCTTGTTGCGGCAGCTGCACGCTTACCACCGCGGCTTCTACCGGATGCTGGGGGAGACGCTGGATGGCATCGTCGCCAGGCACGGACGCTTCGTCCTGCTGGACGTGCACAGCTACAACCACCGGCGCGATGGTGCCGATGCCGCGCCGACGCCGCAGGCGCAGGCACCCGACATCAACATCGGCACGTTCTCGATGCCGCGCGATCGCTGGTCCTTCCTGCTGGATCCGCTGATCGACACGATGCGCGCGTTCGCATTCAATGGCCGTCGCCTGGACGTGCGCGAAAACGTGGCGTTCCAGGGCAAGGGCGAGCTGACGCGCTTCGTGCACGCACGCTATCCGGACAGCGGGTGCGCCATCGCCCTGGAGTTCAAGAAGTTCTACATGGACGAATGGAGCGGCACGCCCTATCCGGACGAACTGGCGGCGATGCGTACCTTCATCGCGCATGTCGCAGCGCGCGCGCGGATGCTGCTGGTCGACGCGCCTTGAAGGCGGTCGCGCCGACGCAACGGGAGCCTTCGCCCGACCTCGACGGTGAACACGCCTATCGGCGGGCGCTGCCGGCGGGCGGGCGCGTCCACATCGACCGCCCCCTGCCATTCCTGCTGCTGGCCAGGCATCCGGACGCTCCCTTCAGCCTGGCGCGGCGCATCGCCTCCATCAGCGCCGCCAGCGTGGTCTGGCCCGAAGCCGGCGGCGAGCAGGCGGATGCCGACGCCGGCGCGGAAATCGGCGCGCTGCTCGACCACCTGGCAATCGCCTATCCGCGCTTCCTGGTCATCGTCCTGCACGACCTGCCCCGCGATGCCGGCCTGCGCGAA of the Thermomonas carbonis genome contains:
- a CDS encoding N-formylglutamate amidohydrolase — protein: MRSVHPPSPPAWWIVQQGDDPVIATAIHDGHAVAATTRARMRLAEDQRLREEDPHTGQAIVDVPTHVIALRSRFEADLNRGLAQSVYMDPSQCWGLQVWNDPPDGTLLRQLHAYHRGFYRMLGETLDGIVARHGRFVLLDVHSYNHRRDGADAAPTPQAQAPDINIGTFSMPRDRWSFLLDPLIDTMRAFAFNGRRLDVRENVAFQGKGELTRFVHARYPDSGCAIALEFKKFYMDEWSGTPYPDELAAMRTFIAHVAARARMLLVDAP